The Candidatus Methylomirabilota bacterium genome contains the following window.
CAGAACACCGGCACGTCGCCGGGGCCGAAGTGCTGCGGATCGCCCCAGCGCGGCGTCGCCACGTCGTCGATCCCGATCTGCTTCGGGTCGCCGATGTGGACCGGCGCGCCGTGCGCGTTGGGGAAGCGCGCGCTCGCGGTCACCGCCTTCGACAGCTGCGCGGCGGGGATCGGACGCATCGACACCACCATCGGACCATGGAAGGCGCCGGCGGGGCGGCATTCGACCGACGTCGGCCACATCGCCACGTTCTTGCCGTGCTTCACGTGCCAGAGGTCGATGCCGGCCTCGAGCAGCGCCCACTCGAAGGTGAACGAGCAGCCGAGCAGGAACGCCACGAGGTCGTCGCGCCAGTACGGCGTCACGTCGGCGACCTCGTCCGCCAGCACCCCGTCCTTGTAGATACGGTACCGCGGGATGTCGGTTCTGAGATCCGCGCCGGGCGCCACGCCGACGGGCTCGGCGGAGCCCACGTCGGTGACCTCGATCAGCGGGCACGGTCGCGGGTTGCGCTGGCAGAAGAGCAGGAAGTCGTACGCCTGCTCCCTGGGCAGCACCGCGAGGTTCGCCTGCACGAAGCCCTCGCCCATGCCGGC
Protein-coding sequences here:
- a CDS encoding putative hydro-lyase, with protein sequence AGMGEGFVQANLAVLPREQAYDFLLFCQRNPRPCPLIEVTDVGSAEPVGVAPGADLRTDIPRYRIYKDGVLADEVADVTPYWRDDLVAFLLGCSFTFEWALLEAGIDLWHVKHGKNVAMWPTSVECRPAGAFHGPMVVSMRPIPAAQLSKAVTASARFPNAHGAPVHIGDPKQIGIDDVATPRWGDPQHFGPGDVPVFWACGVTPQAVALASKPPFMITHSPGHMFITDVPNSSLAAF